The Papaver somniferum cultivar HN1 chromosome 3, ASM357369v1, whole genome shotgun sequence genome includes a region encoding these proteins:
- the LOC113360580 gene encoding uncharacterized protein LOC113360580, with protein MIRFKSTLLIKQFHMLIKLRGKNLTFVERVVGNKRHVKTTVDLNSLPNPTTKEGKPAVEIPQDLFIEGCEIWKYSLIGHIEFKGSDFNSIKISLEQQWKLGQGRVQFVPLNRGFFIIKLLSQEDKDEAFSEDVWVRFPGLPLELWVEKSLLAMGKSLGNPIVVDSKSLNHEYGHFVVVLIDIDFSKHDNTDAIHVTAGGRDFWQNIDIPKHPKFCSKCNIIGHMDVDCRKKKHTTQQAKGPPKQQWRQFTTVENTSSTILADELQHSESELVGLSEEDRIALELAKVISECKAKVDQGEEISVEERATLELAQKMEEDLAKLQRARMERAAQAYSRKLDSSGVILSPNKFSVLPDEACLHESKEDTENQFKLDFVCEKEFERLTDSDCSDQKLGLEAQPEVSSIKLTKEEHEIFCTITKFYTQQKYLKDLSFRKEYVKETIDQSKRMRTPKKKAKGDGNTKSHSMGENVCYNTVALLKVKKN; from the exons ATGATCCGTTTCAAATCAACACTGTTAATAAAACAGTTTCATATGCTGATAAAGTTAAGGggaaaaaacctaacttttgttgAACGTGTTGTGGGGAATAAGCGGCATGTAAAAACTACAGTGGATTTGAATTCTCTTCCAAATCCTACAACAAAAGAGGGCAAGCCGGCTGTTGAAATACCTCAAGATTTATTCATTGAAGGCTGTGAGATTTGGAAGTATAGCCTTATTGGTCATATAGAGTTTAAGGGTTCCGATTTTAACTCCATTAAAATCTCCCTAGAACAGCAATGGAAACTAGGGCAAGGACGTGTTCAGTTTGTTCCATTGAACCGTGGTTTTTTTATTATCAAACTTTTGTCCCAAGAAGATAAAGATGAGGCTTTCTCTGAAGATG TTTGGGTAAGGTTTCCTGGATTGCCATTGGAGTTGTGGGTTGAAAAGTCGTTGTTGGCTATGGGTAAATCACTTGGAAACCCAATTGTAGTGGATTCAAAATCTCTAAACCATGAATATGgacactttgttgttgttcttataGATATTGATTTTTCTAAACATGATAACACTGATGCTATTCATGTTACAGCGGGTGGTAGAGATTTCTGGCAGAATATTGACATTCCAAAACATCCTAAGTTCTGTTCAAAGTGTAATATCATTGGTCATATGGATGTTGATTGCAGGAAAAAGAAGCATACTACACAACAGGCTAAAGGTCCTCCAAAGCAACAATGGAGGCAG TTTACTACTGTAGAAAATACGTCCTCTACCATACTAGCAGATGAATTACAACACTCTGAGAGTGAGTTAGTTGGTTTAAGTGAGGAAGATCGCATTGCCTTGGAGCTAGCTAAAGTGATTTCAGAGTGCAAGGCCAAGGTTGATCAAGGTGAAGAAATAAGTGTTGAGGAGCGAGCTACTTTGGAATTAGCACAAAAAATGGAAGAAGATCTTGCAAAGCTGCAAAGGGCGCGAATGGAGAGAGCTGCTCAGGCGTATTCAAGAAAGCTAGATAGCTCTGGAGTGATTTTATCACCAAATAAATTCAGTGTGCTACCAGATGAGGCGTGTTTACATGAGTCCAAGGAAGACACGGAAAACCAATTTAAATTGGATTTTGTTTGTGAAAAAGAATTTGAAAGACTCACGGACTCTGATTGCTCGGACCAAAAATTGGGCTTGGAAGCACAACCCGAGGTAAGTTCTATAAAGTTAACAAAAGAAGAACATGAGATTTTTTGTACTATTACAAAATTCTATACTCAACAAAAGTACTTGAAGGATTTATCTTTTCGAAAGGAGTATGTTAAGGAAACTATAGAtcaatcaaaaagaatgaggacTCCAAAGAAGAAAGCTAAAGGTGATGGAAACACTAAATCTCATTCTATGGGAGAAAATGTTTGCTACAATACAGTTGCGTTATTGAAAGTGAAGAAAAATTAG